The following nucleotide sequence is from Paracrocinitomix mangrovi.
TGTCTACACTAACAGATAAAGAAAGAGAAATCATCAGATTGTTCTTTGGAATTGGAATGAATCACGGATTAACTCTTGAAGAAATTGGAGCTAAATTCAATTTAACAAGAGAAAGAGTGAGACAAATCAAAGAAAAAGCAATCAGAAGATTAAGACATACTTCTAGAAACAAGTTGTTAAAAGCATACTTAGGATAATTCTAGAGAAATTATTGAGAAGCCGTTTCGTTTGGAACGGCTTTTTTTATACCCCTACTCCAACAATTTGTCTTAAGTTTTCAACTATACGTCAATTTTTCTAAGAATCTTTTACCTGATTCAAATTAAGGAAGTACCTTTGCAGCAAATTAATTTTCAAAGCATCTAGCATGGAATCAACCGTAGGATACGAAAAAGAATTACAGAGCCAAATTGATAGAGAAAAGGCTGCTGTAGAATTATCTAACTATGTAGGTAAATTGTTGTATGACAAAGGAATTGAACTAGTATTGTTCAGAAATCATTTGTTAGACGTTACTGTTTCTGAAATTATTCAGTTACACAATTATGCCGAAAAAACAGTAGGTAAAAAAATCTACATTTCTACTACTTCTAAATTAGCTGAAGCAATTTATGAAATGGATATTCCACCTTCAAAAATTGATATCGGAAAATTAGCTTACGAGTGGATTCAAGAAGGAGATAAATTTGCATCTAAAACTGATTTCTTAGGAAACAAATTAGGTGAAGTTATCCAGGCCGGTCCTTTACAATTTGAACCAAGAGACGTTGTATTATACGGATTTGGTCGTATTGGAAGATTAGCTGCTAGAGAATTAATTAAACAAGCCGGTAAAGGACAACAATTGAGATTACGTGCAATTGTTACCAGAAATGCTTCACCTGAACAATTGATTAAAAGAGCAGCTCTTTTGAGAAATGACTCGGTACATGGAGCTTTTAAAGGTACAGTTGATGTAGATACAGATAAAAAACAGTTGATTGTTAATGGACAAATCATCCAAATGATTGAGGCTAACAATCCTGAAGATATTGATTACACAGCATTTGGAATTGACAATGCGCTGGTAGTTGATAATACTGGTGTTTTTAAAGATAAAGAAGCTTTAGGAAGACACAGAAAAGCTAAAGGAGTGAGTAGAGT
It contains:
- a CDS encoding glyceraldehyde-3-phosphate dehydrogenase, with amino-acid sequence MESTVGYEKELQSQIDREKAAVELSNYVGKLLYDKGIELVLFRNHLLDVTVSEIIQLHNYAEKTVGKKIYISTTSKLAEAIYEMDIPPSKIDIGKLAYEWIQEGDKFASKTDFLGNKLGEVIQAGPLQFEPRDVVLYGFGRIGRLAARELIKQAGKGQQLRLRAIVTRNASPEQLIKRAALLRNDSVHGAFKGTVDVDTDKKQLIVNGQIIQMIEANNPEDIDYTAFGIDNALVVDNTGVFKDKEALGRHRKAKGVSRVLLTAPGSGIPNIVYGINHKDVNLEADHIVSAASCTTNAISPILKVMEDKYGIVKGHIETIHAYTNDQNLLDNMHKKPRRGRSAAINMVITSTGAGKAVTKVIPSLENKLTANAVRVPTPNGSLAMINLSLDKAVTVEDVNASIKDAALNGALVNQIYYSVDEELVSNDIIGNTCCSVFDAPATIVSPDGKNVVIYTWYDNEYGYTKQVIRLAKHIAKVRRHIYY